The following are encoded together in the Humulus lupulus chromosome 5, drHumLupu1.1, whole genome shotgun sequence genome:
- the LOC133777544 gene encoding SUN domain-containing protein 4, which translates to MQKSRKALLGRRRALEDTITGSSRLYKVSLSLVFVLWGLPFLLSLWISHGDGHEVSDKTVISSIGISTWEEAKKLQCGENSSPADVHPPVENSNSIHSSEAPCINDAASSNGVNGSNDPEGCKDDVVTQGSVSNESVAGQQPEVDNSSASTKSENNIPKTDRLSHVVPLGLDEFKSKTYSSKSKPGIGQSGGIKHRVEPGGKEYNYASASKGAKVLAFNKEAKGASNILGKDKDKYLRNPCSAEDKYVDIELSEETLVDTIELANFEHYSSNLKDFELCGSLVYPSDEWVKLGNFTAANVKLAQRFVLQEPKWVRYLKVNLLSHYGSEFYCTLSTIEVYGVDAVERMLEDLISAQGTKSMSEGAKGDQKPVSSQPEPLEDYDINKKNAKETGSQTATGSPIVNLEFSKSDVPDPIEEVRHQQVGRMPGDTVLKILMQKVHSLDVNLSVLERYLEELTLKYGNFFKEIDKDMGEKDILIEKIRTGIMNLLENHRTLATEIDDLNSWKSIVSLQMDKLIRDNAILRYEVDKVREKQMSIDNKNVLIFLLCLIFSLLAVVRLFIDTAASVYKALSADRINNSRKFCWMSSSWLFLLLSCILTLFILSL; encoded by the exons ATGCAGAAGTCTCGTAAAGCTCTTCTGGGAAGAAGAAGGGCTTTAGAGGACACCATCACCGGGAGCAGTCGTTTGTATAAAGTCTCTCTGTCTTTGGTTTTTGTTTTATGGGGCCTTCCATTCCTATTGAGCTTATGGATAAGTCACGGCGACGGTCACGAAG TTTCAGATAAAACTGTGATATCCTCGATTGGCATATCAACGTGGGAAGAAGCTAAAAAACTGCAATGTGGAGAAAATTCCAGTCCTGCTGATGTACATCCACCAGTGGAGAACTCTAACTCTATCCATTCTTCTGAGGCTCCATGCATAAATGATGCTGCATCAAGTAATGGAGTAAATGGATCAAATGATCCTGAAGGATGTAAAGATGATGTAGTGACTCAAGGAAGTGTAAGTAATGAGTCAGTTGCTGGACAGCAACCTGAGGTGGATAATTCCAGTGCAAGCACGAAATCTGAAAATAATATCCCAAAGACAGATCGTCTGTCTCATGTTGTGCCACTTGGTCTGGATGAATTTAAGAGTAAAACGTATAGTTCCAAAAGTAAACCTGGAATTGGTCAGAGTGGAGGTATAAAGCATAGGGTGGAGCCTGGAGGGAAGGAATACAACTATGCATCAGCATCGAAAGGAGCTAAGGTCTTGGCTTTCAACAAGGAAGCCAAAGGTGCCTCAAATATCTTAGGCAAAGACAAAGATAAGTATCTTCGCAATCCATGTTCTGCAGAAGACAAATATGTTGATATAGAGCTTTCAGAAGAGACTTTAGTTGACACAATAGAGTTAGCTAATTTTGAACATTACTCATCAAATTTGAAGGACTTTGAACTGTGTGGCAGTTTGGTTTATCCATCAGATGAATGGGTCAAACTAGGAAACTTCACTGCTGCTAATGTTAAGCTAGCACAGAGATTTGTTCTTCAGGAACCCAAATGGGTGAGATATCTAAAGGTGAATCTTCTAAGCCACTATGGGTCTGAGTTCTATTGTACACTGAGTACTATTGAAGTTTATGGGGTGGATGCTGTTGAAAGAATGCTTGAAGACTTGATATCTGCTCAAGGTACTAAGTCCATGTCGGAGGGAGCAAAAGGTGACCAGAAACCTGTTTCATCCCAGCCAGAGCCCCTTGAGGattatgatattaataaaaaaaatgccaaagaaaCAGGATCTCAAACTGCAACTGGAAGCCCGATTGTGAACCTAGAATTTTCGAAGAGTGATGTGCCTGATCCTATTGAAGAAGTGCGTCATCAACAAGTTGGAAGGATGCCTGGGGACACAGTTCTCAAAATTCTTATGCAGAAAGTCCATTCCTTGGATGTAAATTTATCTGTTTTGGAAAGATACTTGGAGGAATTGACTTTAAAATATGgcaatttttttaaagaaatcgACAAAGATATGGGAGAGAAAGACATACTTATAGAGAAGATCAGAACAGGCATAATGAATCTCCTTGAGAATCACAGGACTTTG GCTACAGAAATTGATGATCTTAATTCTTGGAAGTCCATTGTCTCCTTACAGATGGATAAGTTAATCAGGGACAATGCCATTCTCAG ATACGAGGTAGATAAGGTGCGGGAGAAGCAGATGTCGATAGACAATAAGAATGTCTTGATATttcttttatgtttaattttttcgTTATTGGCAGTTGTGAGGCTTTTCATAGATACGGCGGCTAGTGTTTATAAGGCATTGAGTGCTGACAGAATAAACAATTCCAGGAAATTTTGTTGGATGAGTTCTTCCTGGCTTTTCTTACTATTGAGTTGCATCCTTACCTTGTTCATTCTCTCATTGTAA